A genomic segment from Treponema sp. Marseille-Q3903 encodes:
- a CDS encoding IS3 family transposase has translation MIDHRTKFHVNRMCRALSVNERGYYKWLNNGGRPKKWQPLLAEIHRILDEEPDNDNYGADRILIALTQRGIMTSLSSVRRAMRKGNLLKPNRRNPDGLTKADKKSMRPQNLLKRNFTAKAPNEKWLTDISQVQCKDGKLYIAQVFDCFGGEIISLAMDTNMKKELCISAVEAAFKLRNPCSGVLVHSDAGSRYTSDAYKLMIGKHHAVQSMSDVGKCYDNARMESFFATLKKEKLYRINTAKLTVKQVKKIIFRYVMIYYNRKRISTVNPGGWPPTVYSEKSAVACTAA, from the coding sequence ATGATCGATCACAGGACGAAATTTCATGTGAACAGGATGTGCAGGGCTCTTTCGGTTAATGAACGCGGTTATTACAAATGGCTGAACAACGGCGGGCGTCCCAAAAAGTGGCAACCGCTGCTTGCTGAAATCCACAGGATTTTGGACGAGGAGCCTGACAACGATAACTACGGAGCTGACAGAATTCTTATAGCACTGACTCAGCGAGGAATAATGACCTCATTAAGCTCTGTAAGACGGGCTATGAGGAAAGGTAATCTTCTGAAGCCAAACAGAAGAAATCCTGACGGTCTTACAAAGGCAGATAAAAAGTCTATGCGTCCTCAGAATCTTCTTAAACGGAACTTTACGGCTAAAGCACCGAATGAAAAATGGCTGACGGATATCAGTCAGGTTCAGTGCAAGGACGGAAAGCTTTATATTGCACAGGTCTTTGACTGTTTCGGAGGCGAAATAATAAGTCTTGCAATGGACACAAACATGAAAAAAGAACTATGCATTTCGGCTGTAGAAGCTGCATTCAAGCTCAGAAATCCATGTTCAGGAGTTCTTGTCCACAGTGATGCCGGAAGCCGGTACACAAGTGATGCATATAAACTTATGATTGGAAAACATCATGCAGTTCAGAGCATGAGCGACGTCGGCAAGTGCTATGACAATGCAAGAATGGAATCGTTCTTCGCAACACTGAAAAAAGAAAAGTTGTACAGAATCAATACAGCAAAACTGACGGTAAAACAGGTAAAGAAAATCATCTTCAGATACGTGATGATTTATTACAACAGAAAAAGAATTTCAACTGTAAATCCAGGCGGCTGGCCACCAACTGTTTACAGCGAAAAATCAGCAGTTGCTTGTACAGCTGCTTAA
- a CDS encoding transposase, with the protein MKYGKEFKEQAINLSDEIGLKQACLQLGIAYGTLADWRKSYNRERISKPKETGDEPLTEREKKLMKENAELHETNEILKEAFRFFVNDRKR; encoded by the coding sequence ATGAAGTACGGTAAAGAATTCAAGGAACAGGCTATAAATCTTTCCGATGAAATCGGGTTGAAACAAGCCTGCTTGCAACTTGGAATTGCCTATGGAACTCTTGCCGACTGGCGCAAGAGTTATAACCGTGAGAGAATTTCAAAACCAAAAGAAACCGGCGATGAACCTCTTACAGAACGCGAAAAAAAACTGATGAAAGAGAATGCAGAGCTGCATGAAACCAATGAAATTCTCAAGGAGGCCTTCCGTTTTTTCGTAAACGACCGGAAGAGGTAA
- a CDS encoding XRE family transcriptional regulator produces MDTEKVGKAIAYLRKRAGYTQKDLADRIGVSDKAVSKWERGIGLPEIGFLRKLSILLDTNTDSLLAGDVIYHDSTWSGIIVLDDNQYGINAGTIIYDKPLINFLLSYFLLVGIKDITIVCSDYEKIYLDTTLSDGHEYGINLTTIAGTLNEALKSRKWTDNIMMVYDRCLLYGVDLTRFLQKAMIDKNHFTMLVLPKKLHDQKNHITFDQNKKINNTNEDGAIKTQYDFSDIPIVFFPGKILSAMAQSADISSFISEYAVSNELYVSMLDRGFVEIEVDDWDALQDASMFLRIVQDKCGMNVYCIEEVAWRRGFISLKQLNDFAEKYSGTEYGDYILSLYNRLKDVHSNE; encoded by the coding sequence ATGGACACCGAAAAAGTAGGAAAAGCAATAGCCTATCTTCGCAAACGAGCCGGCTATACTCAGAAAGACCTGGCAGATAGAATTGGGGTTAGTGATAAAGCTGTGTCTAAATGGGAAAGAGGAATTGGTTTACCTGAAATAGGTTTCTTAAGAAAGCTGTCTATATTATTGGATACAAATACTGACAGTTTACTAGCCGGAGATGTTATTTATCATGATTCTACATGGTCTGGAATTATTGTGCTTGATGATAATCAATATGGAATAAATGCGGGAACAATAATTTATGATAAACCATTAATTAATTTTCTTTTAAGTTATTTCCTTCTTGTTGGTATTAAAGATATTACAATTGTCTGTTCTGATTATGAGAAAATTTATTTAGATACAACTTTATCTGATGGTCATGAATATGGAATTAACTTAACAACAATAGCAGGAACTTTAAATGAGGCATTAAAATCCAGAAAATGGACAGACAATATTATGATGGTTTATGACCGATGTCTTTTATATGGTGTTGATTTAACACGCTTTCTTCAAAAGGCAATGATTGATAAGAATCATTTTACAATGCTTGTCTTACCCAAAAAGCTGCATGATCAAAAAAATCATATTACTTTTGATCAAAATAAAAAGATTAATAATACAAATGAAGATGGTGCTATTAAGACACAATATGATTTTTCTGATATTCCAATTGTTTTTTTTCCAGGCAAAATATTAAGTGCAATGGCACAATCAGCAGACATTTCAAGTTTTATTTCTGAATATGCTGTAAGCAATGAGCTTTATGTAAGTATGCTGGATCGTGGTTTTGTTGAGATTGAAGTTGATGACTGGGATGCGTTACAAGATGCTTCTATGTTTTTAAGAATTGTACAGGATAAATGTGGAATGAATGTTTACTGTATAGAAGAAGTTGCCTGGAGAAGAGGTTTTATTTCTCTTAAGCAATTGAATGATTTTGCTGAAAAGTATTCTGGTACTGAATACGGAGATTATATTCTAAGCTTATATAATAGATTAAAAGATGTGCACTCAAATGAATAA
- a CDS encoding DegT/DnrJ/EryC1/StrS aminotransferase family protein, whose product MAIQVLKPKFHVEECLEGIRECLEKGWTGMGFKTVEMEEEWKKYTGHKYAYYLNSNTVGLHLAVKILKMNNGWANGDEIISTPVTFVSTNLAIAYENMKPVFADVDDYLCMDPVDIEKKITSKTRAVIFVGYGGRVGQLDKVIEICKKHNLKLILDAAHMSGTKVNGVCPGTWDGIDVTVYSFQAVKNLATGDSGMICWADEKSAEMTRMLAWCGINKDTYARSNKGTYAWKYDVDYIGYKYNGNAIMAAIALTQLKYLDEENARRRQIVKMYDEGFKNNPKIKIVPAPHADECSYHLYELIVPNREDLLNKLSDDGINCGVHYRDNTEYSVFAFGDGQAPKAREVSQHLITMPLHMWLTDDDVKTIIEKVNQYV is encoded by the coding sequence ATGGCAATACAAGTTCTTAAACCAAAATTTCATGTAGAAGAATGTCTTGAAGGCATAAGAGAATGTCTGGAAAAAGGCTGGACAGGAATGGGCTTTAAGACCGTTGAAATGGAAGAAGAATGGAAAAAATACACAGGTCATAAATATGCTTATTACCTGAACTCTAATACTGTAGGACTTCATCTTGCAGTAAAAATTCTTAAAATGAACAACGGTTGGGCTAATGGAGATGAAATTATTTCTACACCTGTTACATTTGTTTCTACAAACCTTGCAATTGCATATGAGAATATGAAACCGGTTTTTGCAGATGTTGATGATTATCTTTGCATGGATCCTGTTGATATTGAAAAGAAGATAACATCAAAAACTCGAGCAGTAATTTTCGTAGGTTACGGCGGAAGAGTTGGACAGCTTGATAAAGTAATTGAAATATGTAAGAAACATAATCTTAAACTGATTCTTGATGCAGCTCATATGTCTGGAACAAAAGTTAATGGTGTTTGTCCTGGAACTTGGGATGGAATTGATGTTACTGTTTATTCTTTCCAGGCTGTCAAAAACCTTGCTACTGGTGACAGTGGTATGATTTGCTGGGCTGATGAAAAGTCTGCAGAAATGACAAGAATGCTTGCCTGGTGTGGAATTAACAAAGACACATATGCACGATCTAATAAAGGAACTTATGCATGGAAGTACGATGTAGATTACATTGGCTATAAATACAATGGGAATGCAATTATGGCGGCCATTGCTTTAACTCAGCTTAAGTATCTTGATGAAGAAAATGCACGCCGTCGCCAGATTGTAAAAATGTATGATGAGGGATTTAAAAATAATCCAAAAATAAAGATTGTTCCTGCTCCTCATGCTGATGAATGCAGTTATCATCTTTACGAATTGATTGTTCCAAATCGTGAAGATCTTTTGAATAAACTTTCTGATGATGGAATTAACTGTGGTGTTCACTATCGTGATAATACAGAATACAGTGTATTTGCATTTGGTGATGGTCAGGCACCTAAAGCTCGTGAAGTTAGCCAGCACTTGATTACAATGCCATTACATATGTGGCTTACAGATGATGATGTTAAGACAATCATCGAAAAAGTTAATCAGTATGTTTAA
- a CDS encoding GNAT family N-acetyltransferase, translating into MVYDGVLEGKYVDLRSCTEDDAEFTREIRKDPEFVKFLPAIDNTLEQQKNWIRHQREKEGDYFFVVWDKEGNRIGTISIYDVNGQHAESGRLAIKSKNPFQALEAQILSFRFAFGVLGLECIDGFIFADNDRAIRFNQQFGGRHYPPAADEEGREIIRIENWREDFEAVDKKLSSILYRKRK; encoded by the coding sequence ATGGTTTATGATGGTGTTTTAGAAGGTAAATATGTCGATTTACGTTCTTGTACAGAAGATGATGCAGAATTTACAAGAGAAATCAGAAAAGACCCTGAATTTGTAAAATTTTTGCCAGCAATTGACAATACCCTGGAACAACAAAAAAACTGGATAAGACATCAAAGGGAAAAAGAAGGCGATTACTTCTTTGTTGTTTGGGATAAAGAAGGAAATCGTATTGGTACAATAAGTATCTATGATGTGAATGGGCAACATGCAGAGAGCGGAAGGCTTGCTATTAAAAGCAAGAATCCATTCCAGGCTCTTGAGGCTCAAATTCTTTCATTCCGTTTTGCATTTGGTGTTCTTGGACTTGAATGCATAGATGGTTTTATTTTTGCAGATAATGACAGGGCTATCAGATTTAATCAACAATTTGGAGGAAGACACTACCCTCCTGCTGCTGATGAAGAAGGCCGTGAAATAATCAGAATAGAAAACTGGCGAGAAGATTTTGAAGCAGTTGATAAAAAACTAAGTTCAATTCTTTATCGTAAAAGGAAATAA
- a CDS encoding acyl carrier protein produces the protein MSNLEKYNSVFIETFKINESDLANLKYQDISAWDSVGHMGLVAALEDAFDIMLDTTDIIDLSSYAKGKEILSKPDYGVEF, from the coding sequence ATGAGTAATTTGGAAAAATACAATAGTGTATTTATTGAAACATTTAAGATTAATGAAAGCGACCTTGCTAATCTTAAGTATCAGGACATTTCAGCCTGGGATTCTGTCGGTCACATGGGACTTGTTGCTGCACTTGAAGATGCTTTTGATATTATGTTAGATACAACTGATATTATTGATTTAAGTTCTTATGCAAAAGGTAAAGAAATTTTGTCTAAACCTGATTACGGAGTAGAATTCTAA
- a CDS encoding AMP-binding protein: MQKIWNLEQFKEKIAIKDEFGKTVTYNELNSESKKLAEKVSSRCLVFSLCRNEIGSILGYVSFIQNEIVPILLNSHLEENLLNSLLETYKPAYLWIPKDQKEQFSTMTVIYEAFNYILIDTGYGIKYKLYDELALLLTTSGSTGSPKLVRQSYENILDNAKSIIQYLELDETERPITTLPMNYTYGLSIINSHLLVGATILVTDKGIMQKEFWEFFKASEATSFGGVPYTYEMLDRLRFYRMNLPSLRTITQAGGKILPELHEKFANYAKDNGKKFVVMYGQCEATARMGYLPPEKAVEKKGAMGIVIPGGKFKLIAADGSEITAPHTTGELVYEGKNVTLGYAECSEDLSKGDERNGILETGDMAQFDEDGYYYVVGRKKRFLKIYGNRVNLDEVDRLIKESFNADAASTGVDDHMYIFVTDNNLAEPVKDFIVNKTKLNPAAFKVFVIDNIPKNDSGKILYNELKKYYAE, from the coding sequence ATGCAAAAGATTTGGAATCTTGAACAATTTAAAGAAAAAATAGCCATCAAAGATGAATTTGGAAAGACTGTAACCTATAATGAGTTAAACTCTGAATCCAAAAAACTGGCAGAAAAAGTTAGTTCTCGCTGTCTGGTATTTTCTCTTTGCAGAAATGAGATAGGTTCCATTCTTGGGTACGTTTCTTTTATTCAAAATGAAATTGTACCTATTCTATTAAACAGTCATTTAGAGGAAAACTTGCTTAACAGTCTTTTGGAAACTTACAAACCTGCATATTTATGGATTCCGAAAGACCAGAAAGAGCAATTCTCTACAATGACAGTTATTTATGAAGCTTTCAATTATATACTTATCGATACTGGATATGGTATAAAATATAAGCTTTACGATGAACTGGCATTGCTTCTTACTACGTCTGGTTCAACAGGTTCTCCAAAATTAGTACGACAATCTTATGAAAACATTCTTGATAACGCAAAATCTATCATACAATACCTGGAACTTGATGAAACAGAACGCCCAATCACAACTTTACCAATGAACTATACTTATGGGTTATCTATTATAAACAGTCATTTACTGGTTGGAGCAACTATTCTTGTAACAGATAAAGGTATTATGCAAAAAGAGTTTTGGGAATTCTTTAAGGCATCAGAAGCAACATCATTTGGTGGTGTGCCTTATACTTATGAAATGTTAGATCGGCTTCGTTTTTACAGGATGAATTTACCAAGTCTTCGTACAATTACACAAGCTGGAGGAAAAATTCTTCCTGAGCTTCACGAAAAATTTGCTAATTATGCAAAAGACAATGGTAAAAAATTTGTTGTAATGTACGGGCAGTGTGAGGCAACTGCACGCATGGGATATCTTCCTCCTGAAAAAGCAGTTGAAAAGAAAGGTGCGATGGGAATTGTAATACCGGGCGGAAAGTTTAAGTTAATTGCTGCTGATGGCAGTGAAATTACAGCGCCTCATACAACTGGCGAACTTGTTTATGAAGGAAAGAATGTAACGCTTGGTTATGCAGAATGCTCAGAGGATCTTTCTAAAGGTGATGAACGCAATGGAATTCTTGAAACCGGGGATATGGCTCAGTTTGATGAAGACGGCTATTACTATGTTGTAGGCCGAAAGAAAAGATTTTTGAAAATATACGGAAATCGTGTAAATCTTGATGAAGTTGATAGACTTATAAAGGAATCATTTAATGCTGATGCAGCAAGCACTGGTGTTGATGATCATATGTACATTTTTGTTACAGATAATAATTTAGCAGAACCTGTAAAAGATTTTATTGTAAATAAGACAAAACTTAATCCTGCAGCTTTTAAGGTTTTTGTAATTGATAATATTCCAAAAAATGATTCTGGTAAGATTCTATATAATGAATTGAAAAAATACTATGCAGAATAA
- a CDS encoding thioesterase II family protein yields MQNKTQLFCFTYAGGTASFFDSIEKYLDNVEVIPLEYAGHGNRFKEPFYKNFNELADDLYNNLINNYKGGTYALFGYSMGTISVVEVLKRIIDRENIKLPDFIFLAAHEPYTKTVIKNFSESEMDDFVKERTISFGGVPEKLINNKSFWRMYLPIYRADYYIIHKYNFEDLKLKSLIPAVVFYSENDTPFDKMKYWNKYFTEKCEYHEFDGTHFFMKEHYCDIANIIKEKIGAINDV; encoded by the coding sequence ATGCAGAATAAAACACAGTTATTTTGTTTTACATATGCAGGTGGTACTGCATCTTTTTTTGATAGTATAGAAAAATATCTAGATAATGTGGAAGTAATTCCACTTGAATATGCAGGTCATGGCAATAGATTTAAAGAACCTTTTTACAAGAATTTTAATGAACTTGCTGATGATTTATATAATAATTTAATAAATAACTACAAAGGGGGTACGTACGCATTATTTGGATACAGCATGGGAACAATAAGTGTTGTTGAAGTTTTAAAGAGAATAATTGACAGAGAAAATATTAAACTTCCTGATTTTATTTTTCTTGCTGCACATGAACCTTATACAAAAACTGTTATAAAGAACTTTTCTGAATCTGAAATGGATGATTTCGTAAAAGAACGGACTATCAGTTTTGGTGGTGTACCAGAAAAATTAATTAACAATAAGAGTTTTTGGCGAATGTACTTACCTATATACAGAGCCGATTATTATATTATTCATAAATACAATTTTGAAGATTTAAAACTTAAATCTCTTATTCCTGCTGTAGTTTTTTATTCAGAAAATGATACACCTTTTGATAAAATGAAATATTGGAATAAATATTTTACAGAAAAGTGTGAGTATCATGAATTTGATGGTACTCATTTTTTTATGAAAGAACACTATTGCGATATAGCAAATATAATAAAGGAAAAGATAGGGGCAATAAATGACGTTTGA
- a CDS encoding acyl-protein synthetase, which produces MTFDEILNIPPYSLDEEEKAKLLTERLTGLTRLHQEKCPEYKKMLNAINYDEKNVKSYKDLPFLPVRLFKDMELKSVNNDEIVKTMTSSGTTGQAVSKIYLDRTTSANQQKTMVKIVSEFTGSARMPMIIIDCPGVIKDRAMFSARGAGILGFSIFGAKKIYALNDEMKLDVEALKDFLETYKGQKILLFGFTFMIWQHFYKELLRLKDESITFDLSNGVLIHGGGWKKLISEAVSHDEFHKRLNDVCGLHDIHDYYGMVEQTGCIYMECECGHLHSSNFSDVIIRRPIDYSEADIGETGVIQVVSTIPESYPGHSLLTEDEGLIEGIDDCPCGRKGKYFKIHGRLKNAEIRGCSDTYATKF; this is translated from the coding sequence ATGACGTTTGATGAAATTCTAAATATTCCTCCTTATTCATTAGATGAAGAGGAAAAAGCTAAACTGCTGACAGAAAGACTCACCGGATTGACAAGATTGCATCAGGAAAAATGTCCTGAATACAAAAAAATGTTGAATGCAATTAATTATGATGAGAAAAATGTTAAATCTTACAAAGATCTGCCATTTTTACCAGTAAGATTGTTCAAGGATATGGAACTAAAGTCTGTAAACAATGATGAAATTGTAAAAACAATGACTTCATCAGGAACTACGGGACAAGCTGTAAGTAAGATTTACCTTGACAGGACAACTTCTGCTAATCAACAGAAAACTATGGTAAAGATTGTTTCTGAATTTACTGGCTCTGCAAGAATGCCAATGATTATCATTGACTGCCCTGGTGTTATAAAAGACAGAGCTATGTTTTCTGCACGAGGTGCCGGAATCTTAGGTTTTTCTATTTTTGGTGCTAAAAAGATTTATGCTCTTAATGATGAAATGAAGCTTGATGTAGAAGCATTAAAAGATTTTTTGGAAACATACAAAGGACAAAAAATTCTTTTATTTGGTTTTACTTTCATGATTTGGCAGCATTTTTACAAAGAATTATTACGGCTCAAAGATGAAAGTATAACTTTTGACCTTTCTAATGGAGTCTTAATTCATGGAGGTGGCTGGAAAAAGTTAATCTCTGAGGCTGTAAGTCATGATGAATTTCATAAGAGACTTAACGATGTATGTGGACTTCATGATATTCATGATTATTACGGCATGGTTGAACAGACTGGCTGTATTTATATGGAATGTGAATGCGGGCATTTACATTCCTCTAATTTTTCTGATGTTATAATAAGAAGACCTATAGATTATTCTGAAGCAGATATTGGCGAAACAGGAGTAATTCAAGTTGTCTCAACAATCCCAGAATCGTATCCGGGACACAGTTTGCTTACAGAAGATGAAGGTCTAATTGAAGGAATTGATGATTGTCCATGTGGTCGAAAAGGAAAATACTTTAAGATTCACGGAAGATTAAAAAATGCTGAAATAAGGGGATGCAGTGATACCTATGCAACTAAGTTTTAA
- a CDS encoding acyl-CoA reductase, with protein MQLSFNELQYVVGSPEVVEQMNNAKVLRPFDDEVIAFLNDLSAILRVNREYSDVATFGFWCRKAALLKEKEKYDDVMERFGKGIVFHSTPSNVPVNFAFSFAAGLLAGNANLVRLPGKPFEQVTIICNAINELLADKHKNMIPYIVFVKFPPVKEITDTFSALCNVRVIWGGDMTVAELRQSKIPARTTEITFADRHSIAVVNADAFLTADNKDDVIQNFYNDTYFSDQNACTSPRIIFWIGEKKAEAKTDFWNRVHELVKSKYSLASVQSVGKLTAMYSVAAKKDVKVVESNDMFITRINVDSIDKDLMNYKYNSGFYFEKDINSLNEIVNVCDVRCQTLTYFGVKEEEFRKFLEEARPFGIDRIVPMGKSMDFTLIWDGYDLIRQMSRRVNII; from the coding sequence ATGCAACTAAGTTTTAATGAATTACAGTATGTAGTTGGTTCGCCAGAAGTGGTTGAACAGATGAATAATGCAAAAGTGCTTCGTCCATTTGATGATGAAGTTATTGCTTTTTTAAATGATTTATCAGCTATCCTTAGAGTAAATAGAGAATATTCTGATGTTGCAACTTTTGGATTTTGGTGTAGAAAAGCTGCTCTTTTGAAAGAAAAAGAAAAATATGATGACGTAATGGAAAGATTCGGAAAAGGAATTGTTTTTCATAGTACACCATCAAATGTACCTGTTAATTTTGCATTCAGTTTTGCTGCTGGTTTACTTGCTGGAAATGCCAATCTTGTACGCTTACCAGGAAAGCCATTTGAACAGGTTACAATTATTTGCAATGCTATTAATGAACTTCTTGCTGATAAACACAAGAATATGATTCCATACATTGTGTTTGTAAAGTTTCCACCTGTAAAAGAAATAACAGATACATTTTCAGCACTTTGTAATGTAAGAGTTATCTGGGGGGGTGATATGACTGTTGCGGAATTAAGGCAGTCTAAAATACCTGCAAGAACAACAGAAATAACTTTTGCTGATCGACATTCAATTGCTGTTGTAAATGCAGATGCATTCTTAACCGCTGATAATAAAGATGATGTTATTCAGAATTTCTATAATGATACTTATTTCTCTGACCAGAATGCATGTACATCGCCAAGAATTATTTTCTGGATTGGTGAAAAAAAAGCAGAAGCTAAAACTGATTTCTGGAACCGTGTTCATGAACTAGTAAAGAGTAAATATTCATTGGCATCAGTGCAGTCTGTAGGTAAACTTACTGCTATGTATTCTGTTGCGGCAAAGAAAGATGTAAAAGTAGTAGAAAGTAATGATATGTTCATTACAAGAATTAATGTTGATTCTATTGACAAGGACTTGATGAACTATAAGTACAATAGCGGTTTTTATTTTGAGAAGGATATTAATTCTCTTAATGAAATTGTTAATGTTTGTGATGTCAGATGTCAGACCTTAACATACTTTGGTGTAAAAGAAGAAGAGTTTAGAAAATTCCTTGAAGAAGCCAGACCTTTTGGAATTGATAGAATTGTACCAATGGGAAAGTCTATGGACTTTACTTTGATTTGGGATGGTTATGACTTGATAAGACAGATGTCAAGGAGAGTTAATATAATATGA
- a CDS encoding SDR family NAD(P)-dependent oxidoreductase, translated as MMDILKGKNAVITGSRRGIGRAIVEAFANQGANIWACARKQDEAFIKDMKNIAEKNNVQIWPIFFDVTNETELKNAIQSIRSHKLPVDVLVNVAGIADDSTSFQMTQMDKMKHVFDVNFFAVTMLTQYVSRIMTRQNGGSIINISSIAGLDGTPAQYEYAASKAAILGGTKNLAREFAPFNIRVNCIAPGIIETDMGAQIDEQLKTEILSKVIMKRMGKPEEVANVSAFLASDMASYMTGQIIRVDGGI; from the coding sequence ATGATGGATATCTTAAAAGGTAAAAATGCAGTTATTACAGGTTCAAGACGCGGTATTGGTAGAGCTATTGTTGAAGCTTTTGCTAATCAAGGAGCAAATATTTGGGCTTGTGCTAGAAAGCAGGATGAAGCATTTATTAAAGACATGAAGAATATCGCTGAAAAGAATAATGTACAAATTTGGCCTATTTTCTTTGATGTTACAAATGAAACTGAATTAAAAAACGCAATTCAATCAATACGCTCTCATAAATTACCAGTTGATGTTCTTGTTAATGTCGCAGGAATTGCAGATGACAGCACAAGTTTTCAGATGACACAAATGGATAAAATGAAACATGTGTTTGATGTAAACTTTTTTGCAGTAACCATGCTAACCCAATATGTATCTAGAATTATGACCAGACAAAATGGAGGAAGTATTATCAATATTTCTTCTATAGCTGGACTTGATGGAACACCCGCTCAATATGAATATGCTGCAAGTAAAGCTGCTATTTTGGGAGGAACAAAGAATCTGGCACGTGAATTTGCCCCTTTTAATATTCGTGTAAATTGCATTGCTCCTGGAATTATTGAAACAGATATGGGAGCACAAATTGATGAACAATTAAAAACAGAGATATTATCAAAAGTTATAATGAAAAGAATGGGAAAACCGGAAGAAGTTGCAAATGTTTCTGCGTTCCTTGCAAGTGATATGGCAAGTTATATGACAGGTCAAATAATTAGAGTCGATGGAGGTATCTAA
- a CDS encoding transketolase: protein MANKDLISKCTNASKRIRRQIIEMTYATGNTGAHLGGSLSIVELLAGLYAGIIKFKPDEPNWEGRDRVILSKGHAAMALYPAMVEANIISESELSTFKQDGSKLGGHPSLNGLPGIEFASGSLGQGLSLGTGTCLALKRKDNNDSRSFVFLGDGECDEGSVWEAAASAAHYKLDNLVAIVDMNAIQYDGYTTEVLDMSPFEKKWKDFGWDVLSIDGHNIEEILDAYTHRTDKPLAILAHTIKGKGISFMENNWKYHNSNLSKELYEKAVSELEAAV from the coding sequence ATGGCAAATAAAGATTTGATTTCTAAATGCACAAATGCTTCTAAGCGTATACGACGCCAGATAATAGAAATGACTTATGCTACAGGAAATACCGGTGCACATCTGGGAGGAAGTCTTTCGATTGTTGAACTTCTTGCTGGATTATACGCTGGTATTATTAAATTTAAGCCTGATGAACCTAATTGGGAAGGTAGAGATAGAGTTATCTTAAGCAAGGGACATGCAGCCATGGCTCTTTATCCGGCTATGGTCGAAGCTAATATAATTTCTGAATCAGAATTATCAACTTTTAAGCAAGACGGAAGTAAACTTGGTGGTCATCCATCTCTTAACGGTTTGCCAGGAATAGAGTTTGCAAGTGGCAGTCTGGGACAGGGGCTTTCATTAGGAACTGGAACTTGTTTAGCCTTAAAAAGAAAGGATAATAATGATTCCCGTTCTTTTGTTTTCCTTGGTGATGGAGAATGTGACGAAGGCTCTGTATGGGAAGCTGCCGCTAGTGCTGCCCATTACAAGTTAGACAACCTTGTTGCAATAGTAGATATGAATGCTATTCAATATGATGGTTATACAACAGAAGTCTTAGATATGTCTCCTTTTGAAAAAAAATGGAAAGATTTTGGATGGGATGTACTTTCAATTGACGGGCATAATATTGAAGAAATCCTTGATGCTTATACTCATAGAACAGATAAACCTTTAGCAATTCTTGCGCATACAATAAAAGGCAAGGGTATTTCTTTTATGGAAAATAACTGGAAATACCATAATTCAAATCTTTCAAAAGAGTTGTATGAAAAAGCTGTATCTGAACTGGAGGCTGCTGTATGA